A single region of the Dehalococcoides mccartyi genome encodes:
- the trpD gene encoding anthranilate phosphoribosyltransferase has product MDENRVKNFGAVISRLISKENLSREEVKDCFSQIMRNEQPDLQQGAFMAALTAKGETAAEIAGVWEAIYEQDTIRVRPLVDKPVVDNCGTGMDSLKTFNISTAASIVAAAGGVVLAKHGARALSGSCGTIDMLESLGVDVETDVETVKRSIETVGIGIFNGMSAKVHPQALFRILSQIRFGTTLNIAGSLANPALPHYAVRGVYSAELLQPVAEVMREIGYKRALVIYGSAPGGRGMDELSNLGESHIAELCEDGQIIKYSLSPSDFGLTPCLTEEIVTSGDKQRETLRLLRILSGNDEGAAFEVVCLNAAPVFYIAGMVKSLQEGYAKAAEIIRSGAAIAKLRQWIEAQNTNPEAGIARLESLLGELDGAKIS; this is encoded by the coding sequence ATGGATGAAAACAGGGTTAAAAATTTTGGGGCTGTCATAAGCCGCCTTATCTCAAAGGAAAATCTGAGTCGTGAGGAAGTAAAAGACTGTTTTTCCCAGATAATGCGGAATGAACAGCCTGATCTTCAGCAGGGTGCATTCATGGCCGCCCTAACTGCCAAAGGCGAAACGGCAGCTGAGATTGCCGGTGTCTGGGAAGCTATATATGAGCAGGATACAATTCGGGTGAGGCCTCTGGTAGATAAACCTGTGGTGGACAACTGCGGCACAGGCATGGACAGCCTGAAGACCTTTAACATCAGCACGGCTGCTTCCATTGTGGCGGCGGCGGGCGGGGTGGTACTGGCAAAACACGGCGCCCGAGCCCTTTCCGGGAGCTGCGGCACTATTGATATGCTGGAATCACTGGGTGTTGATGTGGAAACAGACGTTGAGACAGTCAAACGGAGTATTGAAACTGTGGGTATAGGCATTTTTAACGGTATGAGTGCTAAGGTTCACCCGCAGGCTCTTTTCCGTATTCTTTCCCAGATACGTTTCGGGACTACCCTTAATATTGCCGGTTCACTAGCAAATCCGGCTTTGCCCCATTATGCGGTTAGGGGTGTATATTCGGCTGAACTATTGCAGCCGGTGGCTGAGGTGATGCGCGAGATAGGCTATAAAAGAGCTCTGGTTATATACGGGTCTGCCCCAGGCGGACGCGGCATGGATGAGCTTTCAAATCTGGGTGAAAGCCATATTGCCGAACTATGTGAAGACGGGCAGATTATTAAGTACAGCTTGTCTCCGTCGGATTTCGGTTTGACGCCCTGTCTGACTGAGGAAATCGTAACTTCAGGTGACAAACAACGTGAAACTCTGAGGCTGCTGCGGATTCTTTCAGGTAACGACGAAGGGGCTGCTTTTGAAGTTGTTTGTTTAAATGCGGCGCCTGTTTTTTATATAGCAGGTATGGTTAAAAGTCTTCAGGAGGGTTATGCTAAGGCGGCAGAGATAATCCGTTCCGGTGCGGCTATTGCCAAGCTTCGGCAGTGGATAGAGGCACAAAACACCAACCCTGAAGCGGGTATTGCCCGGCTGGAGAGTCTGTTGGGTGAACTGGATGGGGCTAAAATCAGCTAA
- a CDS encoding response regulator, producing MTDKKYRVLAVEDEPSICQVCLRTLEGMGLEVTIAINGQIGQALIQQETFDLCLVDIRTPIMNGKNLYAYALNHYPDIAKRIIFTTGDLMDETTQGFLDAAGQPFLPKPFTPSDLKKIITETLGKLENCN from the coding sequence ATGACAGACAAAAAATACCGGGTACTGGCAGTTGAAGACGAACCCTCCATATGTCAGGTGTGCCTGCGCACTCTGGAAGGCATGGGGCTTGAAGTAACTATTGCCATAAACGGCCAGATAGGTCAGGCACTTATTCAGCAGGAAACTTTTGATCTTTGCCTGGTAGATATACGCACCCCTATCATGAACGGTAAAAACCTGTACGCATACGCACTGAACCACTATCCTGATATTGCCAAACGGATTATATTCACTACCGGTGACCTGATGGACGAAACCACCCAGGGTTTTCTGGATGCCGCCGGTCAGCCTTTTTTACCCAAACCCTTCACCCCGAGCGATCTCAAGAAGATAATCACCGAAACGCTGGGAAAACTTGAGAACTGTAACTAA
- a CDS encoding ornithine cyclodeaminase family protein, with protein sequence MPTLILSRKDISGLISMPPVIQAVEQAFRDWATGLGDMPSKVYLTLPKGDFRAMPASLPGAAGIKWVNVHPGNKALQMPTVMGLVIYSDPDTGYPLAVMDGTDITAYRTGAAAAIASKYLARADSATLGIVGAGRQAVTQIMAHQVLFNLKEIRVYDIFPDSVLRLNKYFPELNIRQASLAEAAASDIICTLTTSNKPVLLLKDLKPGCHINAVGADAPGKQELDSRILRQAVVVVDDMEQAIHAGELNVPVRTGVFSKEMVKANLGQIIQGKKSGRGSASDITVFDSTGVAIEDIAVAKMLYQMASELGTFRSLGLVD encoded by the coding sequence ATGCCCACTCTTATTCTTTCGCGCAAAGATATTTCCGGATTGATTTCCATGCCGCCGGTTATACAGGCTGTGGAGCAAGCATTCAGGGATTGGGCAACGGGATTAGGTGATATGCCCTCTAAGGTTTATTTGACGCTACCTAAAGGGGACTTCAGGGCTATGCCGGCCTCTCTGCCGGGTGCCGCCGGAATAAAGTGGGTAAATGTTCATCCGGGGAACAAGGCTTTGCAGATGCCTACTGTAATGGGACTTGTGATTTACTCTGACCCGGATACCGGTTATCCCTTGGCGGTTATGGACGGCACGGATATTACCGCTTACCGTACCGGGGCGGCTGCCGCCATAGCCTCAAAGTATCTAGCCAGAGCTGATTCTGCCACGCTGGGGATTGTGGGTGCGGGCAGACAGGCTGTTACCCAAATAATGGCTCACCAGGTGCTTTTTAATCTGAAAGAAATACGGGTATATGACATATTTCCCGATTCGGTTCTAAGGTTGAATAAGTATTTTCCTGAGCTAAATATAAGGCAGGCCAGCCTTGCTGAGGCTGCTGCTTCGGATATTATTTGTACTCTTACTACCTCAAACAAGCCAGTGTTACTCTTAAAAGACCTTAAACCCGGCTGTCATATCAATGCGGTCGGGGCGGATGCTCCCGGCAAACAGGAACTTGATTCCCGTATTCTCCGTCAGGCGGTAGTGGTGGTAGATGATATGGAGCAGGCAATTCATGCCGGCGAGCTGAATGTGCCGGTTCGGACAGGGGTTTTCAGTAAGGAAATGGTGAAAGCCAACCTGGGACAGATAATACAGGGTAAAAAAAGCGGACGCGGCTCAGCCAGTGATATAACGGTGTTTGATTCTACCGGGGTGGCTATTGAAGATATTGCGGTAGCCAAAATGCTGTATCAGATGGCAAGCGAACTCGGAACCTTCCGTAGCCTTGGGCTGGTGGATTAG
- a CDS encoding cobyrinate a,c-diamide synthase: protein MNFPRIVIAGVSSSSGKTTISSGITAALTKRGHKVAAYKCGPDYIDPGYLTLASHNPCHNLDSWMLDKDAMAEVFFHGLKNREIALVEGVMGLYDGYSGERPGGSTAEIARLLSSPVILLVNISHMAESAAAIVLGYKNLDPRINIAGVILNQAGSMRHYEICRNAIEKYASTPVIGYLLRNKDLVIPERHLGLKTTSEGGELETFIQNLATHIESTIDIDRIWEIAQNAPPLPEKPCPHIFPKTPACPVTRIAVAKDEAFSFYYQANLDMLSDWGAELCYFSPLHDTCLPENIGGIYIGGGFPEIMAAELSTNQLMKTALTKAAESGMPIYAECGGLMYLSEAIEDFDGTKYLMLGLLPGISVMQKKLHRLAYTRAAVQNDNILSAKGTELRGHIFHWSKLPSPQTKPAYTLLEPAEFVGQSEGFIIGNSTNVLASYLHLHFGTNPNLARHFIRVSKKFCTI, encoded by the coding sequence ATGAATTTCCCACGCATCGTTATAGCCGGAGTATCCTCCAGCAGCGGCAAAACCACTATAAGCAGCGGCATTACCGCCGCCCTTACCAAACGCGGACATAAAGTAGCCGCCTACAAGTGCGGCCCTGATTATATAGACCCCGGATACCTTACTTTGGCTTCGCATAACCCCTGCCATAATCTTGATTCGTGGATGCTGGACAAAGATGCCATGGCGGAAGTGTTTTTCCACGGCCTGAAAAACAGAGAGATAGCTTTGGTGGAAGGCGTAATGGGGCTTTATGACGGATACAGCGGGGAACGCCCCGGAGGCTCTACCGCCGAGATTGCCAGACTGCTTTCGTCCCCTGTCATACTGCTTGTCAATATCTCGCATATGGCTGAAAGTGCCGCTGCCATAGTTCTAGGCTACAAAAATCTGGACCCCCGTATAAATATTGCCGGCGTGATACTCAACCAGGCAGGCAGTATGCGCCACTATGAAATCTGCCGGAACGCAATTGAAAAATATGCCTCTACCCCGGTAATAGGCTATCTGCTTCGCAATAAAGACCTGGTTATACCGGAACGCCACCTGGGGTTGAAGACTACCTCTGAAGGCGGTGAACTGGAAACCTTTATCCAGAACCTGGCTACCCATATTGAAAGTACTATAGATATTGACCGCATTTGGGAAATTGCCCAAAATGCCCCGCCCCTGCCTGAAAAACCCTGTCCGCACATCTTCCCCAAAACCCCTGCCTGCCCGGTTACCCGCATAGCTGTAGCCAAAGATGAAGCATTCAGCTTCTATTATCAAGCCAATCTGGATATGCTGTCAGACTGGGGGGCGGAACTTTGTTATTTCAGCCCATTACATGATACCTGCCTGCCTGAAAATATCGGCGGCATATATATAGGGGGCGGCTTTCCGGAAATAATGGCCGCTGAACTAAGTACCAATCAACTCATGAAGACCGCCCTGACCAAAGCAGCAGAGAGCGGCATGCCCATTTACGCCGAATGCGGCGGGCTTATGTATTTATCCGAAGCAATAGAGGACTTTGACGGCACAAAATACTTGATGCTGGGGCTGCTTCCCGGCATATCCGTTATGCAAAAGAAACTCCATCGTCTGGCATATACCAGAGCAGCAGTACAGAACGATAATATCCTTTCTGCCAAGGGCACCGAACTCCGCGGTCATATCTTCCATTGGTCAAAATTACCTTCCCCTCAGACCAAACCCGCCTACACCCTGCTGGAGCCAGCCGAATTTGTTGGTCAAAGCGAAGGCTTTATTATAGGGAACAGTACTAATGTACTTGCCAGTTACCTGCACCTGCATTTCGGCACAAATCCAAATCTGGCAAGGCATTTCATACGCGTTTCCAAAAAATTCTGTACAATTTAG
- a CDS encoding rhomboid family intramembrane serine protease produces the protein MRYTSYRNQPDIILLVIITCVIVFFGVNFAPQIGPYLALQPATAISHPWTIITSLFVHADLWHLFANMITLYFFGNALLQMISQRSWLIIFFGGGLAGSLLFILLNAGSFGYVIGASGAVFALGGTLAVLRPNSKVMVFPLPVPIPLWIAVIGSFIILSFLPSVAWQGHLGGLLVGAACGYLIKQGKFRF, from the coding sequence ATGAGATATACCAGCTACCGTAACCAGCCGGATATAATACTCCTTGTAATAATCACCTGTGTTATTGTGTTTTTCGGGGTTAATTTTGCCCCCCAGATTGGGCCTTATCTGGCACTTCAGCCGGCAACAGCTATCAGCCACCCGTGGACCATTATAACCAGTTTGTTTGTTCATGCAGACCTTTGGCATCTCTTTGCCAATATGATTACTCTGTATTTCTTCGGCAACGCCCTGCTCCAGATGATAAGCCAGCGCAGTTGGCTGATAATATTCTTCGGGGGCGGCCTGGCGGGCAGTTTGCTGTTTATACTCCTCAATGCAGGCTCTTTCGGATATGTCATAGGTGCTTCGGGGGCGGTTTTTGCACTTGGCGGAACCCTGGCAGTACTCCGCCCGAACTCCAAGGTTATGGTCTTCCCTCTGCCTGTACCCATCCCCTTGTGGATTGCAGTCATAGGCAGTTTTATTATCCTGTCCTTCCTGCCGTCAGTCGCCTGGCAGGGACATTTGGGAGGGTTACTCGTAGGAGCTGCCTGCGGTTACCTTATCAAGCAGGGTAAATTTAGATTCTAA
- a CDS encoding PAS domain S-box protein, which produces MTKQQFPPLFKDKYFTYVAGLSVLVIVLGLYTVFSPPDLVQNSNWQLFTTSVEAATTIIIIAIATWRWGFKVSMFWASGILIPGMLVLVTLNLFKPITFLLVLITLGASSLVSLIINNHRRVISHEENLNQILSMIRDISHHITHIDNEEELMERICERLVYAGRYQVAWIGYATPDQQMVEPRYHAVYGQPHLSAETCPAHHCLHLPGEPIQQAIKSRSLIVVPDIHSQPIENYATHCQYCRSLLCSPIDFGEELLGILCVCSNKPDVFGREEISLLREVSQDISLGVEKIRRRRELARTEIRLKEERDKAQLYLDIAGVIIVVLNEDETVAQINKRGCQILGYEYQDILGQNWFENFIPGYRRLIKRSMYKQIISGKTELPERYMDVVLTKDGQEKVILWHSTAIRSKNGQMSSILYSGEDVTELKHTEEALRMSEEKYHTLFETMAQGAIYVDNKGIIIETNPAANTIFGRHESELLGVNIADPIWTYVHEDGSIMPPGENPVIAALKTGKAIRNVFMGIKNNLSGEIRWVNLFALPLFRINQENSYMVYTTFTDISRLKNARDALTRSENRYRSIFETAASIIISFDRNGIINDCNMRIQEILGYTPAEMLGTNFLDIIHESFRDEVRNHIASLNRGDIIYNKDCRMLHKDGQYRDVMVNCSTLLDEHGSVLNAICIISDMTEQKQTHYALIASEEKIRSMFNGVNEGIAVMDTSGYVTEINQTMLKMNNCTSKDQLIGRHALEFVSLKDRDMARSYMNQADSLNEIRNLELRCLRPDGTEYFSQISGAVLRGYAGEIKGIIILSVDITERKQIEQQLIMTDRMASVGELASGLAHEINNPLTGIVGFSELLLMNELEESIKEDIQTIHREALRAAEVVRNLLTFARQQPPTREAGDINLSIHKVLELRKHDHRINNIRCITELDPDLPRVMLDFFQIQQVLINIIINAEFFLRLKEHPQIIIKTSQHNKHVIISISDNGPGISPENIKRIFDPFFTTKEVGKGTGLGLSICHGIIEEHNGRISVESTPGNGATFRIELPVADIQPLSTAETPSQTAG; this is translated from the coding sequence GTGACAAAACAACAGTTCCCTCCACTTTTCAAGGACAAATACTTCACATACGTCGCTGGTTTATCCGTACTGGTAATCGTTCTGGGATTATATACAGTTTTTTCCCCTCCGGACCTCGTCCAAAATTCCAACTGGCAACTTTTCACCACCAGCGTAGAAGCAGCCACTACCATAATTATTATTGCCATTGCCACCTGGCGCTGGGGATTTAAAGTTTCCATGTTCTGGGCCAGCGGCATACTTATTCCGGGTATGCTGGTGCTAGTTACACTGAACCTGTTTAAGCCAATTACTTTTTTACTTGTCTTAATAACCCTGGGCGCCAGCAGTCTGGTAAGCCTGATAATCAACAACCACCGCCGAGTAATCAGCCACGAAGAAAATCTTAATCAGATCCTGTCCATGATACGGGATATAAGCCACCATATTACCCATATAGATAATGAAGAAGAGCTTATGGAAAGGATATGTGAAAGGCTGGTTTATGCTGGACGGTATCAGGTAGCCTGGATAGGTTATGCAACCCCTGACCAGCAGATGGTTGAACCCCGTTACCACGCTGTCTACGGGCAACCCCATCTTTCAGCCGAAACGTGCCCCGCACATCATTGCCTGCACCTGCCGGGTGAACCCATACAACAGGCCATTAAAAGCCGCAGTCTGATAGTAGTGCCAGATATTCACAGCCAGCCAATTGAAAACTATGCAACACACTGCCAGTATTGCCGCAGTCTGCTTTGTTCACCCATAGATTTCGGAGAGGAACTGCTGGGTATATTATGCGTTTGCTCAAATAAACCGGATGTATTCGGAAGGGAAGAAATCTCCCTGCTGCGTGAAGTCTCCCAAGATATATCACTGGGGGTAGAAAAAATACGCCGGCGCAGGGAACTTGCCCGGACAGAAATACGGCTTAAAGAAGAACGGGACAAAGCCCAGCTTTATCTGGATATCGCAGGAGTAATTATAGTTGTCTTGAATGAAGATGAGACTGTTGCCCAGATTAACAAGCGGGGTTGTCAGATACTGGGGTATGAGTATCAGGATATCTTGGGGCAAAACTGGTTTGAAAATTTTATACCCGGATACCGCCGCCTGATAAAACGTTCCATGTATAAACAGATTATATCCGGTAAAACCGAACTGCCCGAACGCTATATGGATGTAGTCCTGACTAAAGACGGCCAGGAAAAAGTAATTCTTTGGCATTCTACCGCTATCCGCAGCAAAAACGGACAGATGAGTTCCATACTGTATTCAGGTGAAGATGTAACCGAACTGAAGCATACCGAAGAAGCCCTGCGCATGTCCGAGGAAAAGTACCATACCCTGTTTGAAACCATGGCTCAGGGTGCTATTTATGTTGATAATAAAGGTATCATAATTGAAACTAACCCTGCAGCTAATACCATTTTCGGCAGGCACGAGAGCGAACTGCTGGGTGTAAATATTGCCGACCCCATTTGGACATATGTACATGAGGACGGCTCAATCATGCCGCCCGGTGAAAACCCGGTGATAGCAGCCCTGAAAACAGGGAAAGCCATACGCAATGTTTTCATGGGTATAAAAAACAACCTTTCCGGTGAAATCCGCTGGGTAAACCTGTTCGCCCTTCCCCTTTTCCGCATAAATCAGGAAAATTCATATATGGTTTACACCACTTTTACAGATATAAGCCGCCTGAAAAATGCCCGGGATGCCCTGACCCGCAGTGAAAACCGTTACCGTTCAATATTTGAAACCGCCGCCAGTATAATTATTTCATTTGACCGGAACGGTATTATCAACGACTGCAATATGCGTATTCAGGAAATTCTGGGGTATACCCCGGCCGAAATGCTGGGTACAAACTTTCTGGATATTATTCATGAATCTTTCCGCGACGAAGTCCGCAACCATATTGCCAGCCTGAACCGCGGAGATATCATTTACAACAAAGACTGCCGCATGCTGCACAAGGACGGACAGTACCGTGATGTCATGGTAAACTGCTCTACACTGCTTGATGAACACGGCAGTGTACTGAACGCTATTTGCATTATCTCTGATATGACTGAGCAGAAACAAACACATTACGCCCTGATAGCTTCGGAGGAAAAAATCCGCAGCATGTTCAACGGGGTTAATGAAGGCATAGCGGTCATGGATACCAGCGGATATGTCACCGAAATAAACCAAACCATGCTGAAAATGAACAACTGCACCAGTAAAGACCAGCTGATAGGCAGACACGCACTGGAGTTTGTTTCCCTTAAAGACCGTGATATGGCCAGGTCATATATGAATCAGGCGGACAGCCTGAATGAAATACGCAATCTGGAGCTCCGGTGTTTACGCCCGGATGGAACCGAATATTTCAGCCAGATAAGCGGGGCTGTACTCCGCGGATATGCCGGTGAGATTAAGGGCATAATAATACTCAGCGTAGATATTACCGAACGCAAGCAGATAGAACAGCAGCTTATTATGACTGACCGCATGGCTTCCGTGGGTGAACTGGCTTCCGGTCTGGCTCATGAAATAAACAACCCCCTTACCGGTATTGTAGGTTTCAGCGAACTTTTACTGATGAACGAACTGGAAGAATCTATAAAGGAAGATATCCAGACTATTCACCGTGAAGCCCTGCGGGCAGCCGAAGTAGTACGTAATCTACTGACCTTTGCCCGCCAACAGCCACCTACCCGCGAAGCCGGTGATATCAATCTGAGTATCCATAAGGTGCTTGAATTACGCAAACATGACCACCGGATTAATAACATCCGCTGCATCACTGAGCTTGATCCTGATCTGCCCCGGGTGATGCTGGACTTCTTCCAGATTCAGCAGGTTCTTATAAATATTATTATCAACGCAGAGTTTTTCCTGCGGCTGAAAGAGCACCCCCAGATAATTATCAAGACCAGCCAGCACAACAAGCACGTAATAATCAGTATTTCCGATAACGGCCCCGGTATCAGCCCTGAGAATATAAAACGTATTTTTGACCCGTTCTTTACCACCAAAGAGGTCGGCAAAGGCACCGGACTGGGGCTTTCCATCTGCCATGGTATTATTGAGGAACACAACGGCAGAATATCTGTAGAAAGCACCCCGGGAAACGGGGCTACTTTCCGTATAGAACTGCCGGTTGCAGATATTCAGCCGCTGTCCACGGCTGAAACCCCCAGCCAAACAGCAGGTTAG
- a CDS encoding response regulator transcription factor, which produces MPEHKILVVEDDATLRELLCYNLAKEGYTLECAEDGLKALGIYRLLKPSLVILDVMLPGIDGFELCRLIRTESSVPILMLTARSSESDKVNGLEAGADDYLSKPFGMRELLARMKALLRRSQTQNSQTETTGGLKIGDLEIFIERHLVMRNGVALDFSPKEFDLFSFMVQNRCRVFSREQLLEKVWGYDYPGGTRTVDVHISWLRQKIEADPSSPRHLITVRGTGYKFEE; this is translated from the coding sequence ATGCCTGAGCATAAAATACTGGTAGTTGAAGATGACGCCACTCTGAGGGAGCTTTTGTGTTATAACCTTGCCAAGGAGGGGTATACGTTGGAATGTGCCGAAGACGGGCTGAAGGCACTGGGTATTTACCGCCTGCTTAAGCCGTCATTGGTTATACTGGATGTGATGCTGCCGGGTATAGACGGCTTTGAACTTTGCCGTCTTATCCGTACAGAGAGCAGTGTTCCCATACTTATGCTGACCGCTCGTTCAAGCGAGTCTGATAAGGTAAACGGGCTGGAAGCCGGGGCGGATGATTATCTGTCCAAACCCTTTGGCATGAGGGAATTGCTGGCCAGAATGAAGGCTCTCCTTCGCCGCAGCCAGACGCAAAACTCCCAAACAGAGACAACAGGCGGGCTGAAAATAGGTGATTTGGAGATATTTATTGAACGCCATCTGGTCATGCGGAACGGGGTGGCTCTGGATTTTTCACCTAAAGAATTTGATCTGTTTAGTTTTATGGTGCAGAACCGCTGCCGGGTTTTCAGCCGTGAACAGCTGCTGGAAAAGGTCTGGGGTTACGATTATCCCGGAGGGACCCGCACTGTAGATGTGCATATAAGCTGGCTTCGCCAGAAGATAGAGGCCGACCCCTCCAGTCCCCGTCATCTTATAACGGTGCGGGGAACTGGTTACAAGTTTGAGGAGTGA
- a CDS encoding secondary thiamine-phosphate synthase enzyme YjbQ: MTDATPLYCLEILSRSQTEFIDITSQISLVISQSGVTSGLCHIFVPHTTAGLTINENADPDVITDIKAQLERIVPSVTHFLHAEGNSAAHVKTSLTGNSLNLIIEAGRPLLGTWQGIYLAEFDGPRKRTVNIKILKEK; the protein is encoded by the coding sequence ATGACTGATGCCACACCCCTGTACTGTCTTGAAATACTAAGCCGCAGCCAAACCGAATTTATAGATATTACAAGTCAGATTAGTCTGGTTATAAGCCAAAGCGGCGTTACCTCCGGCCTGTGCCATATATTTGTCCCCCACACCACTGCCGGATTAACCATAAATGAAAATGCCGATCCTGACGTTATTACCGATATCAAAGCCCAGCTTGAACGGATAGTCCCTTCTGTCACCCATTTTCTTCATGCGGAAGGCAACTCGGCCGCCCATGTAAAAACCAGCCTGACAGGAAACAGCCTGAACCTTATTATAGAAGCAGGAAGGCCGCTGCTGGGGACTTGGCAGGGTATTTACCTCGCGGAGTTTGACGGTCCGCGCAAACGCACTGTAAATATAAAAATCCTCAAAGAAAAGTGA
- a CDS encoding response regulator, translated as MSKIKILVADDEEHIRQLVCSILDKNYQIVQAKNGEEAVKESREQNFDLILMDIMMPKLDGLAACCMLKGDKQTSSTPIIMLTGVGYELNKKLSQQLGADGYITKPFNPQELRNKVSEFIKHD; from the coding sequence ATGTCCAAAATAAAGATACTGGTGGCTGATGACGAAGAGCATATCCGGCAGCTGGTTTGCAGTATACTGGACAAAAACTATCAGATAGTTCAGGCTAAAAACGGCGAGGAAGCCGTAAAAGAATCACGCGAGCAGAACTTTGACCTGATACTCATGGATATCATGATGCCCAAGCTGGACGGGCTGGCAGCCTGCTGCATGCTCAAAGGGGATAAACAAACCAGCTCCACTCCCATTATTATGCTGACTGGAGTGGGTTATGAACTGAACAAGAAACTCAGCCAGCAACTGGGTGCTGACGGCTATATTACCAAACCATTTAATCCGCAGGAGCTGCGAAACAAGGTGAGTGAATTTATCAAACATGACTGA
- a CDS encoding type II secretion system protein, translated as MKIPATIFKRENGFTLIEILVVVAILGALAGVIIPNVIKFMHEGKVESANTELANVRLAVLSAMVDVETNTLNDGGTVGPGHTSNVTYGSPSTDLPVYSFIMGEVIGIYTLNEKGLIVSAEMPEGSDWEGLTFVNGAWQ; from the coding sequence ATGAAAATACCGGCAACCATTTTCAAGCGCGAAAACGGTTTTACACTGATTGAAATACTGGTAGTTGTGGCCATACTGGGAGCACTGGCAGGAGTAATAATCCCAAATGTAATCAAATTTATGCACGAAGGCAAGGTAGAGTCAGCCAATACCGAACTGGCGAATGTCCGTCTGGCTGTCCTGTCCGCTATGGTAGATGTGGAAACGAATACACTGAATGATGGCGGAACGGTAGGTCCTGGCCATACCTCAAACGTAACCTACGGCTCACCCTCTACTGATTTACCGGTTTACAGTTTTATTATGGGCGAAGTAATCGGTATATATACTTTGAACGAAAAGGGACTGATAGTGAGTGCCGAGATGCCCGAAGGCAGTGACTGGGAAGGTCTTACTTTCGTAAACGGGGCATGGCAGTAG